GCAAAATGTAataaatcaatctctctctctatcccccTTTCTTTCTACAAGACGCATTCTAAATGGCTTTTCCCCATTTCTATGCTCCTTATCTGAAGCCATAGCATCAGTTCTGAGCCAGCACCAGAAGAAGAAGGACTAATATAGAAATGATTGAATAATGAATGGATAATGGCCTAAGAAGCAATAAGCAAAGTCAATCAGAGTTGAATACTCTATGACTCTATGCAAGTATTTCCCTACACCTAAAAATAATGTGAATAATAAATAGGAGCTCATTTGTATTGTTTCTTACATGGGCAATTAAAAAACAGCATCTGTTTCTATACTTGCCAAACCATATAAAGACATGGCAAATCATAATGCCATATACTGAaaacaattaaaagtaaaaaagtaaaatttaaatattacacAATAACATACTGGTATGTtacacataaacatacaaatCGCCTGGTTGTGTAACAGGATCattgaaaaatgaaaggaaattaaaactaATTCTAAAATACATGTAGTAATTATTATATAGTTCAGTTAAAGTATTAGGTGATTTGTGTTATGCTTACCCTGAAATGCAGGAAGACATTCAGAGAAAACTTTGGCTATGATATTCCCCATACAAAATGCTATAAAGCAGACACACATGGCAAAATTGCTCAAATATCATTAGCTCTAAATGGAATTTTTACTACCAAATACATATtaatcaatatttattcttctggaaataaaaaaggTCCAAGGCTTATTTTAGAAATTGATCTATTTTTCCTCAGTGGCCCCTTCTATTTCCATATGTGGATGTCAATAAtcctatatataaattattactttGCTTGCATTTCAACCATAAGCAGAGTTGATTGTCAGTCAGGTAACTTTTCTGTTTAAGAATTAGATAACCTTTCCAAAGGTTATTATCTCTCATGTAACTGAGGAATTTCCCTGCTCATCAACTCTACTGTTATCCATTTCATCTCAGGGATTACTTCTCAGTTCCCAGGTACTGGCTTATCCCATTTTAACTAAATTCGTGTTCCCAAATTATTCATCTTTACAATGACTTCCTTGTTACCTTTTTCCTCACAGGAAGCAGAGAAGGAAGCAATTTTGATGTTACCtactatatattttacaatatcaaTACACTGAAAAATACAGAACTCCAGCTCTGCTCAGGATTCTACTCTTCTAACTAGTGAGCCCCTCTTCTACAATTCTATTCACAAGTGCACCCAAGATTTAGTTTTATTGTTGGGGCACTgacagtggcaaaaaaaaaaaaaaaagtatgggagTACCTGGAATTCGTGACCCAAATGCTCTGAATTTAAAGCATAAGGATTTATACCTAATACATAGGGATTTTTACATAGGGATTTATACCTAATAAGTGCTTTTGATTTTCACCATTCCTTCTAATAAGTAATCCAGTCCTATTACTCCTGAAGCAGAAGAAATGGAGCATCcacactaaaaaacaaaaaacaaaaaaacaaaaaaatacattccTTCTCTCAGACTGTTTCATAGATTGGTCTTTGTTGAGACAAAATAGAGTAGTTATCAAACAATGAGTGATGGCTATTTGAGGTGCATAAAACCATTTTAATCCTTTATACTTGttcttttcttgtatattttcaaCTTGTAGCCAACAGGCTATCTTTAAGCACAGCCCCAATTCAGGGTGCTTTGAGCCCTTCAGTTCAATCCCTCCAAGTATGGGTATTAGATGCCTCCTCATACTAAATGCTCAGGGCTCCACTCTCCTTTTCTTGAGATTATGGGTGTTTTGAGGGCATTGAGTAAATACAGAAGAGGGGATGTCCATACACAAGTATTTGGGGACGAAGCAAAGCTCCCCGGTACAGACAGGAATCATTCCTGAGTGATGGTGAGATGCTAAACCTTGGCAAGTTGGAGCCAAGACAGTTACATCCAGCTCGCAGGTGGCCTTTAAGTCCTCCAACAGTGCCTCTTGCAGTTAGGATCATCAAACCTCCTAATTTGCCCAGGACATTCCAGTTTATGCCTATTGTCCCTGTTATCATGATGTAATTGGTGTCCCTTCTCAAGTATCTTAGTTTGGGCAAACAATTATATGGTCATCCTATTTATTTATGGTAGAATTTTCCCAAATCCACCCACTTTTCTGTAGAAGGCTTCTCCCTTCTTGAGAGCTTTTCCTCTATCAGCTCCCTGGATCCTGGCTTTCCTGTCCAGTCTATtaatctccttccttcctctcctcaccCTATCCCCAAATCTTTGAATCTCCTGaaattctttccttctcccttccatCATCTGGAAAGCTTCCTTTCTTCAAACTCCTTCAAGGCCACCCTTCTGTCTATTCTCTGATCCTTACCTTCTTTCACAATAAACTTTAGACCAGAGAATGCTATTTCACCTGCACAGGTGATCAGCAATTTGGAACATGCTGGTGGCACTGGtcatagatattttttaaacacCCGTGATCCAGAATCCATGAACCCAGGCGTCTCCCAGACTTACACCAGCCTCTCACAGCAGACATCTGTATTTTCCCAGAATTCTACAGATGATGCTCATATACAGTGAGCATTGAGTAGTCCTGTCCTCATATGCCTCAGGCACTTTGCATGACATCTCATTAATTCTCATAATCTTACAAAGGCAACATAGCGTATCAGTTAGAAGCACAAGGTTCTGAAAATAACCTAACAGGACTAAATCCAGGCTTCAACACTTACTAAGTAATCTTTGAAGTTACTGAAGCTCTCTATGCTTCTAAAATATGGCTACTTATCCTTGTACCTATGGTAAATATTAAGCAAGTTAATACACGTAAAGCACTTCAATCAGACCCTAGTAcagtaattacttttaaaatgttagatGGCATGGCTAGTGGTGATCCTGAGATCTAAACTGTTTTCTGAATCTAAATTCCATGCACTTTCTGACATCACTGCTACCAGGTGCTCTCCTATATATAATAAAAGGCAGTATAGGACTGATGAATGGTATGGGAAGAAGTTCTTTATTTTATCATGTGACACCACATAACAGATGCCTAACCACACAATGTAGATATGAATAAAGAAGATGGCTCAGAAGAGTGTACTAGTATTTGTGACTCAGCTAGTGACCATTatgataaaaagaataaagttttgacttatttacagttttaaaatgcattttatattgagtagttatttcatgttttcttaaaacaattattgTATTGAACTAAAAATAAACTAGGTAGTTTGTTCACATAACAAATCTACATTCAAAGACATGCTTACAAATTTTCCACTTAGTCCATTTTTCTGTTCTCAGCATTACTACAAATGCCTCATTCCGTCATCACATTGAATTCTTCAACATCCTCTATATCATTTCCAGGGGCATCTCTGGGAAGTAGTGATGCCTATCTTCCCTCGGAAGCACTAATAACCCTAATATACCCATAATTCACACCTTTTCCCTTCTTTGAGGTATGCTGCTTTTTGGCAAGACAGAAAAAACACACTACTAGGATTTGAAAAACTAAATTCTGGGCCTGTTTAAGTCATAAACTACAGAATCTTCGGTCATATATTCTCCCCAGGCACTTGTTTCTCCACCGCAAAAAATAATTCCTATTTGCTTGGTCCTTTGTAGtcctttattatttatcttcatGATAACCCTTACATTTAGGGTAGCATTATGCTTATTTTATAGAAGAAACTCAATCTCAAAGAAGCTATAGTCTCCCAAAGATCCCCCAAGTAGTAATATATTAGGCAGAGCTAAACTCACACACTCACTCAAGATCCTAGTACTGGTACATGCTATGCTAATTAAATTTGCTAAAATGGATGAAATGGCAATTTCTCAGGTCCCTTCCAATGATCCTGTTCTCTGCTTCtacttgctttttctcttctctcaactAGCATTAACATCCGAAACTATACGTAATCACCAAATTTCATTTACCATggttttttaattattctttaaatttttctctatttccacATTAAATCCAGAGAAATGTTACTTTTTTGAAAGTTTCTGCTTCCTGCCTCTCTGAAGGCCATGGGACTTAACTATTTGTCAAAGCAGAAATTCCCATGGGACTTACCTATCTGTCAAAGCAGAAATTCCCAACATTTTGTAAACACCACTAATTACTTTTTATAACTGTAAAGACAATTATTCCATACTTAAAaccaattcaaaataaaataaatcctcaaTACTTCTTATTCCCTGGAGTAGTAATTTTAATTAGATTCTATTGATTCATTTTCTCCTGTGTGCCTTTATTTGGGAACTACTGTTAGTCTACCCTGCTATCGAGTCTCTTTCCCTAACGAGAAAATGTCAGTCTTAAGGGTCAGGAAAGCTTTTACTTTCACTATCACATGTGAAGAATGAACTAAACACCTAACTTGGAAAGTAAAACTCAGTTGAGGGATTCAGGACATTTCCCAAGGGGTAATATGACCAATTTAAAAGTTGGTATATGTGcctaaaataacaaattaactCTTTCACCATAATAAAGGTACACATGTGCTCAGTCATGCTGACATGCACTTATGAAATATGCCTaaaccaaattaaaataaaacaaaagatattCTATGGCAATCTTGAAAAGTCagggagctcaataaatattaagagTATGCCTTCACAATGAGAGcattaaatatttggtaattaacataatttattacgcaaaaaatgagaaaatatacagCAGGAGGGATGAGGAGTACACATAGGaaatttctgtgattttcttcattttgatcgTATTGCTTTCTTGTCTTCAGGAGGGAAGATTTCGACTTCAAAagtaacaaaatatttaagaagagAATTCACATCTTTCTGTTCTAACTGGTATTCTTGCATTATTTTCTCAGCAGTCCAGGTTTCTGGAAAAAGCTTATGATTATTGAGAAGTGTCAATGCTTCTACAATGGAAATTTTGCCTTTGGGAATGCTCTTAATATTTATCATATCAAAGTGATGGTCTTTTGGCAATCTGAATTCCTTCGGCTCTTGACATGTTTCAGCAGCTTTTACctagtatcaaaaaaaaaaaaaaggttttaggaTGAGAGAAAAGATTTGACATCTACTTTCATACTTCTCAAATCTACACTATTCCTCTTCAAATAACaactaatatggtttggatctgtgtccccacccaaatctcatgtcaccAAATTGTAGTCCCCAAAGTTGGACGTAGGGCATGGTGGAAAGTGACtagatcatgggagtggatttccccctttggtgctattctcgtgatagagttctcaccagatatggttgtttaaaagtgtgtagcacctccccgaCACCGCGCTTCTGCTTGCTCTGGCAATATAAGCCGTGCCTGCTTCccattccaccatgattataagtttcctgaggcctccccagaagcagaagctgctatccTTCCTGTATGGCCTGCAGaatcgtgagccaattaaacatcttttctttataaactacccagtctcatgtatttctttacatcagtgcaagaatggactaacacaaattCTATATATGATTTTCCaaacttcattttcttattataatGAGCCATAGTTTAATAGTACTTTTGCCACATTGCCTTTTCATAACTATAGCTCTATCATTAAGAAATGTAGGCATCTctagaaaataataatcaaatgtATACCATCCACTCACCAcattatttcatgtgttttaaaagaacaaagaaaataatttattaaaaactgCACCTGTTTTAAAAGGGCAGGATTCTGATGCCACCCTAACAGCTGGCTTGATAACATCTATTCTGTTTCCCAGCTTTGTATTTCATACTCAGTACTCCCAAACACCTTGAATGAATTGAAATATTGCTAGTGATCTTGTCTCCTGAGAAAATAAACTAACGCCTCCAATACACTCCAGTATAAATAAAACAACCTATGCACACCCATCCTTCCATCTATCTGTCCCATCCCAGCTTAATCTCAGCGCGTGTGCTCTGCATTCCATTCTCGTTTCCTAGCTATGCctatcattctttcttttcttttcctttttttactgCACTGTGCCTACTGCTGCTTTTTGGTCAAATATTGAAATGCTATAGTTACTATGTTTTTTAACATGCCCACCAAACCCAAAACCAACACCTCTTTTATGACCAGTTTCCTTCTCTTCAGGtaatgtttaaaagaaataatgcttGCTATCTCTAATGACTGCCTAGTTGCTTAATTCAGAGGACACTTTTTAGACCTCATTTGAACTCACTATAGTATCTCACTACATCTGACACTGCTGACCACTCCAATGTACCTATAACTATCTTCCTCCTTGGTTTCCATGCCACCCCCTCACAGTTTTCCATCGGTTTTTTCAGTGGGTCCTTCGGGGTTTTATTCATGGACCCTTTTCCTTTTGCTTACCCTTAAATGTCAGTGTGTGACATTTAAGAGCGCCCAGGCCTTCTTCTCAGTCTACACATTCTTCCAAAGTAATCCCACACACTCCTCTAACTTCCATTACTGCCtacaagttaattacttccaaaGCTGTGATCGTAAACCAAGACCTTTTCTTGATTTCCCAACCCAAATGCTTAACAGGTATCTCCACTTAAATGACCTACATGCTCCTCAAATTCAATATTATCTGAAACTAAACCTATCACCAGTTCTACTCCCATATCCTCAATCTCAATGACCAACACTACCCACCTCTCATGCCAAAAATGAGATTATACCTGCACCTCCCTCTCCCTTACTCATTACACCAATCAATGACCAAATCCTGTTGACACTGCATCATATGTCTCTCGAACTCACTCACATCTCCCCAGTACTGCTAAATCACCCTAGTCCAAGCCAATGTCTCTTGCAGAAATGACTGCAAATACCTATTTGGTCTCTTCTAATTAGATAAAATGCACTTTGTTCCCCCGCCAGGCTACTTTCAAATCTAACATCACTTTTGACCATTAACTCTTTAATGACTTCCCATTGTcttcagaataaaacaaaactccTTAGCAAGAAAAATAAGGGCCTTTACGATCTGACCCCTATCACTCTCCATCGCAACTCACTTCTCCCAAATTCACATTTCACATTTTCTCATAACTGCAGTGAACTCTAACCATTCTTCAAAGGCATCACACACTCTTATATCTTTATATTGCAAATTAGGCCTGAAACACTCTTCTCAATTTCTTCACTTTCCAAATCTCAAAGCTTCTCTCATTTTCCTATTCCCAGGTAAGGTAGATCTTCCTTCCACTCCAAgcacatctgtattcagatttccTTTCTAATTAATAGtcaatactaaaataaataattatttgagacaaaaaaaatctaagaagatTCAAAATCCTCtcgactgaaaaaaaaaaaaaaaccccttaggaaattaaaaatagaagaaaatgtccCAAATGTGatataagtattttttaattgaaaacaagTATCATTCTATTATAATTAATGCTGAAACATTTGAGACATCCTGTGGAAGAAAGGAACAGATGAGAATGCCTACTTTCACTGGCATGTTAATGTATACAACACAGTAAAAGAATGAAGTATAAATACTAGAAAGAGAAGTTTTTAATTCTACATAGATACATCTTTAGAAAAGAGAATCAACTGAAAACCTAACAGAAATAATAACCTAGCAATGTGGGTAGCTACACTATAAAAACCACTCACTTTCTGATATATAGTAGTACCTGGCTTTATCTACAGTTACCTGAAGTCAACTACagaccaaaaatattaaatgaaaaactcCAGAAGTAAACAATCCATAAGGTTCAAACTGCAAACCATTCTGAGCAGCATAATGAATTCTTACGCTATCCATTCCATCCTGTCTAGGATGTGAAtcctccctttgtccagtgtatccatGCTGTACAGGCTACCTgcctgttagtcacttagtagccattcTGGTTATCAGACTGTGTGGCATCACTGTGCTTGTGTCCAAGTAACCCTTACTTTACCAAGAAtagccccaaagc
This DNA window, taken from Pan paniscus chromosome 5, NHGRI_mPanPan1-v2.0_pri, whole genome shotgun sequence, encodes the following:
- the NDUFAF4 gene encoding NADH dehydrogenase [ubiquinone] 1 alpha subcomplex assembly factor 4 produces the protein MGALVIRGIRNFNLENRAEREISKMKPSVAPRHPSTNSLLREQISLYPEVKGEIARKDEKLLSFLKDVYVDSKDPVSSLQVKAAETCQEPKEFRLPKDHHFDMINIKSIPKGKISIVEALTLLNNHKLFPETWTAEKIMQEYQLEQKDVNSLLKYFVTFEVEIFPPEDKKAIRSK